The following coding sequences are from one Candidatus Binataceae bacterium window:
- a CDS encoding M1 family metallopeptidase — translation MRDQEGAPLADRASEYRLPTNVVPERYEISLTPDLKAFTFAGEESVAVRVLSPTAEIVLNALELEIDRVSAERGGATVGGKAELEPARERARLAFERTLEPGEWTLRIVFRGILNDKLHGFYRSTYKDARGNTHLVASTQFEATDARRAFPCWDEPALKASFKVRLVIDEELAAFSNAGVESERRLGGGKKEVVFKETIKMSTYLVAFIVGEFEVTEPVDAGTPLRVAYVPGKRALTAWAREIGAYSLRFFADYYGLPYPGDKLDLIAIPDFAAGAMENLGAITFRETALLVDEKSASRAELERVADVVSHENAHMWFGDLVTMKWWNGIWLNEAFATFMEMLAVDAWKPQWKRWESFSVSRSAAMGIDALANTRSIEYTVLSPEDARSMFDVLTYEKGASVLRMLEQYLGAERFRKGITAYLRKHQYANAETGDLWDALEEASGEPVRRLMDSWIFQPGFPIVEAARDGDGRSLIVRQRRFFYLPEGANNEAHKQLWQVPMMIRARTEQGMVTRKLLLDGPEARIELGGRIEWALLNEGAHGFYRVRYAPELMAALTRNLGELSAVERYALVSDSWAATVAGMTRLVDFLPTLKLMREETDLNVWRAILAPFNYLDLIVSEAERPALAALVRATVGPAARRLGWEPRAGEDELQRQLRGVLLGALGTLGEDTEVQRRAAEAYERYLQDPAALDRDLVPPVINILACTGDEARFETFKRNFKSAKTPQEEQRYLFSLASFRRPGLLRDTMEMTLSGEVRTQNAPYLMHSLMLNTVCRYEAWDFVRAHWDEMLRKYPDAALPRMCEAIVALLDREAEVHAFFQAHKVRIGAKIIEQHLERLRVAVAFRRREGASLAATLRS, via the coding sequence ATGCGAGACCAGGAAGGCGCACCGCTGGCCGACAGGGCTTCCGAATACCGCCTGCCGACCAACGTGGTGCCGGAGCGCTACGAGATAAGCCTGACTCCCGATCTGAAAGCATTCACCTTCGCCGGTGAGGAGAGCGTCGCCGTGCGCGTGCTTTCGCCCACGGCGGAGATCGTGTTGAACGCGTTGGAGCTCGAGATTGACCGAGTCAGCGCCGAGCGCGGCGGTGCGACCGTCGGCGGCAAGGCCGAGCTGGAGCCGGCGCGCGAGCGCGCGCGGCTTGCCTTCGAACGCACACTGGAGCCCGGCGAATGGACGCTGCGCATCGTCTTTCGCGGCATCCTGAACGACAAGCTTCACGGCTTCTATCGCAGCACCTACAAGGATGCTCGGGGCAATACCCATCTGGTCGCGAGCACTCAGTTCGAGGCGACCGACGCGCGTCGCGCCTTCCCCTGCTGGGACGAGCCGGCGCTTAAGGCGAGCTTCAAGGTGCGCCTCGTGATCGACGAGGAGCTCGCGGCGTTCTCCAATGCGGGGGTGGAGAGCGAGCGGCGGCTGGGCGGCGGCAAGAAGGAGGTCGTTTTCAAAGAGACGATCAAGATGTCCACCTACCTGGTCGCCTTTATCGTGGGCGAGTTCGAGGTGACCGAGCCGGTGGACGCCGGCACGCCGTTGCGTGTGGCGTACGTGCCGGGCAAGCGCGCGCTGACCGCGTGGGCGCGCGAGATCGGCGCCTACTCGCTCAGGTTCTTCGCTGACTACTACGGGCTGCCTTACCCGGGCGACAAGCTGGATCTGATCGCGATTCCCGACTTTGCCGCGGGCGCGATGGAAAACCTCGGCGCGATCACGTTTCGCGAAACCGCGCTGCTGGTTGACGAAAAGAGCGCCTCACGCGCCGAGCTGGAGCGGGTTGCCGACGTGGTGTCGCACGAGAACGCGCACATGTGGTTCGGCGACCTCGTCACGATGAAGTGGTGGAACGGGATCTGGCTCAATGAGGCCTTTGCCACCTTCATGGAGATGCTCGCGGTCGATGCCTGGAAGCCGCAGTGGAAGCGCTGGGAGAGTTTTTCGGTCTCCCGTTCGGCCGCGATGGGAATCGACGCGCTCGCCAACACGCGCTCGATCGAATACACGGTGCTGAGCCCCGAGGACGCGCGCTCGATGTTCGACGTCCTGACCTACGAGAAGGGCGCCTCGGTGCTTCGGATGCTCGAACAGTACCTCGGCGCCGAGCGCTTCCGCAAAGGCATCACCGCCTACCTCCGCAAGCATCAGTACGCCAACGCCGAGACCGGCGATTTGTGGGACGCGCTGGAGGAGGCCTCGGGCGAGCCGGTGCGCCGGCTGATGGATTCGTGGATTTTTCAGCCCGGCTTTCCAATTGTCGAAGCGGCGCGGGATGGCGACGGGCGCTCGCTCATCGTGCGCCAGCGGCGCTTCTTCTACCTGCCAGAGGGTGCGAACAACGAGGCTCACAAGCAGCTCTGGCAGGTGCCGATGATGATCCGCGCCCGCACCGAGCAGGGGATGGTGACGCGCAAGCTGCTGCTCGACGGGCCCGAAGCACGGATCGAGCTCGGCGGCCGGATCGAATGGGCGCTGCTCAACGAGGGCGCGCACGGGTTCTACCGCGTGCGCTACGCGCCCGAGCTGATGGCTGCGCTGACGCGCAATCTTGGCGAGCTCAGCGCGGTTGAGCGCTACGCGCTGGTCAGCGACTCGTGGGCGGCGACGGTGGCCGGGATGACGCGGCTGGTGGACTTCCTGCCGACGCTCAAGCTGATGCGCGAGGAGACCGACCTCAACGTGTGGCGCGCGATCCTTGCGCCTTTCAACTATCTCGACCTGATCGTGAGCGAGGCCGAGCGCCCCGCGCTCGCCGCCCTGGTCCGCGCAACCGTGGGGCCCGCGGCCCGGCGCCTTGGATGGGAACCGCGGGCGGGCGAGGACGAATTGCAGCGCCAGTTGCGCGGCGTGCTGTTGGGGGCGCTCGGCACGCTGGGCGAGGACACAGAAGTCCAGCGCCGCGCTGCCGAAGCCTACGAGCGCTATCTTCAGGACCCGGCCGCGCTCGATCGCGATTTGGTGCCGCCGGTGATCAATATCCTCGCGTGCACAGGCGACGAGGCGCGCTTCGAGACTTTCAAGCGAAACTTTAAATCTGCGAAGACGCCGCAGGAGGAGCAGCGCTATCTGTTCTCGCTTGCGAGCTTCCGCCGCCCGGGGCTTTTGCGCGACACGATGGAGATGACGCTGAGCGGCGAGGTGCGCACGCAGAACGCGCCGTACCTGATGCATTCGCTGATGCTCAACACGGTCTGCCGCTACGAGGCGTGGGATTTCGTCCGCGCGCACTGGGATGAGATGCTGCGCAAGTATCCCGACGCCGCGCTGCCGCGGATGTGCGAGGCGATCGTGGCGCTGCTCGACCGCGAGGCTGAAGTGCACGCGTTCTTCCAGGCGCACAAGGTGCGGATCGGCGCCAAAATAATCGAGCAACACCTCGAACGGCTGCGGGTGGCGGTCGCCTTTCGTCGGCGCGAGGGCGCAAGCCTCGCCGCGACACTGAGGAGCTAA
- a CDS encoding carotenoid biosynthesis protein produces the protein MHLLLSTIALRPYVFVFLGFYLAIAIVNFGLRTTVLFTALTYAVAWACEFSSVHNGFPFGLYHYIEATRGREIWIAGVPFMDSLSFTFLAFTSYTVALLLSAPLYRRGWDLRVLDTWELRRAPRVWLMAALFMVMVDMVIDPLSVLGERWFLGRIFWYDPPGPHFGVPISNYLGWYFVGAVTIAIFQWLDRALNRGRRKPFGAAPAAPARALWGPALYAGIVCFGLVMLFRIGAAQIGWASVFIFLPMVALGVHVVTRVESWGDAAALERHLADFPYERGLGVWKGGVEVGSAPPARRGAA, from the coding sequence ATGCATCTGCTGCTCTCGACCATTGCGCTTCGGCCCTACGTATTCGTGTTCCTGGGCTTTTATCTCGCGATCGCGATCGTCAACTTCGGCCTGCGCACCACGGTCCTGTTTACGGCGCTGACTTACGCCGTCGCCTGGGCGTGCGAGTTCAGCTCGGTGCACAACGGCTTCCCGTTTGGACTCTACCACTACATTGAGGCGACGCGCGGTCGCGAGATTTGGATCGCTGGCGTGCCATTCATGGATTCGCTTTCGTTCACCTTCCTCGCGTTCACCAGCTACACCGTGGCGTTGCTGCTGAGCGCGCCGCTGTACCGGCGCGGATGGGACCTGCGGGTGCTCGACACCTGGGAGCTCCGGCGGGCGCCGCGGGTGTGGCTGATGGCGGCGCTGTTCATGGTGATGGTGGACATGGTGATCGATCCACTGAGCGTGCTGGGCGAGCGCTGGTTCTTGGGCAGGATCTTCTGGTACGACCCGCCCGGCCCGCATTTCGGAGTGCCGATCAGTAACTACCTGGGATGGTATTTCGTCGGCGCGGTGACAATCGCGATCTTCCAGTGGCTTGACCGCGCCCTCAATCGCGGCCGGCGCAAGCCCTTCGGGGCCGCGCCCGCGGCACCCGCGCGCGCGCTGTGGGGGCCGGCGCTGTACGCGGGAATCGTCTGTTTCGGGCTCGTTATGCTCTTTAGGATCGGTGCGGCCCAAATCGGATGGGCGAGCGTGTTCATTTTTCTGCCGATGGTTGCGCTGGGCGTGCACGTGGTGACCCGGGTGGAGAGCTGGGGCGACGCCGCCGCGCTCGAACGCCACCTTGCGGACTTCCCTTACGAGCGCGGGCTCGGCGTTTGGAAAGGCGGGGTCGAAGTTGGATCAGCGCCTCCCGCGCGCCGCGGCGCCGCCTGA
- a CDS encoding LLM class flavin-dependent oxidoreductase, translating to MVKVILQLYPVIPAASEEERAALRPIGRHRERYQETLLGWHDIIRAADDLGVWGVATIEHHFWSEGYEVGPNPGVLNAYWAAITKRVRVGQLGYVMSTQNPIRVAEETAILDHLSQGRFFVGFARGYQSRWTNVVGQHLGTRATTSPSAAKVDPAALFGKNPQKQHFDDDEVNRRIFEEEVDIVVKAWTQESIEYKGHAWQIPYPYADGVNDWPLAKMGVTARLGAPGEVDADGNVRRVSVVPSPYTRPHPPVFVATSGSPESAEYAARRGFIPLYFTSLNTALTLGSAYVKAAHAAGRPTSLGQNQALVRMPHLGDTMEAAEQSIIKYDSDIFRNFYAAMGRHKVAREDVPKAVTKYGLWVAGTVDHVRKTLVEEYKQFPAEYLTLIYHYAQMPKEEVLRQLNLFMKEIKPALDELTDYPAESAAAAAGGAK from the coding sequence ATGGTTAAAGTAATACTTCAGCTCTATCCAGTGATTCCCGCCGCGAGCGAAGAGGAGCGCGCGGCCCTGCGCCCCATCGGCCGCCATCGCGAGCGCTACCAAGAAACCCTGCTCGGCTGGCACGACATCATCCGCGCCGCCGACGACCTCGGCGTATGGGGCGTCGCCACCATCGAGCATCACTTCTGGTCCGAGGGTTACGAGGTCGGCCCCAACCCGGGCGTGCTCAACGCCTACTGGGCGGCGATCACCAAGCGCGTACGCGTGGGCCAGCTCGGCTACGTGATGAGCACGCAGAACCCTATCCGGGTCGCCGAGGAGACCGCGATCCTCGACCATCTGTCGCAAGGCCGCTTCTTCGTGGGCTTCGCTCGCGGCTATCAGTCGCGATGGACCAACGTCGTCGGGCAACATCTCGGCACCCGCGCCACGACCTCGCCGTCGGCGGCCAAGGTCGATCCGGCGGCGCTGTTCGGCAAGAACCCGCAGAAACAGCATTTCGACGACGACGAAGTCAACCGCCGCATCTTCGAGGAAGAAGTCGATATCGTCGTCAAGGCATGGACCCAGGAGAGCATCGAGTACAAGGGCCATGCCTGGCAGATTCCGTACCCCTACGCCGACGGCGTCAACGACTGGCCGCTGGCCAAGATGGGCGTCACGGCGCGGCTGGGCGCCCCCGGCGAGGTTGACGCCGACGGCAACGTGCGGCGGGTCAGTGTGGTGCCCTCGCCCTACACGCGGCCGCATCCGCCGGTCTTCGTCGCCACCAGCGGCTCGCCCGAGAGCGCCGAGTACGCGGCGCGCCGCGGCTTTATCCCGCTGTACTTCACCTCGCTCAACACCGCGCTGACGCTGGGCAGCGCTTACGTCAAGGCGGCCCACGCGGCGGGACGCCCGACCTCACTGGGCCAGAACCAGGCGCTGGTGCGGATGCCGCATCTCGGCGACACGATGGAAGCGGCGGAGCAGTCGATCATCAAGTACGACTCCGACATCTTCCGTAACTTTTACGCGGCGATGGGCCGCCACAAGGTCGCACGCGAGGACGTCCCCAAGGCGGTCACCAAGTACGGGCTGTGGGTCGCTGGCACCGTCGATCACGTGCGCAAAACGCTGGTCGAGGAATACAAGCAGTTCCCCGCCGAGTATCTGACGCTCATTTATCACTACGCGCAGATGCCCAAGGAGGAGGTGCTGCGCCAGCTAAACCTGTTCATGAAGGAAATCAAGCCGGCGCTCGACGAGCTCACCGACTATCCGGCGGAGAGCGCCGCAGCGGCCGCCGGCGGCGCCAAGTAG
- the hpnK gene encoding hopanoid biosynthesis-associated protein HpnK, with protein MSTPRAPGAPEKSVIFTADDFGASPEANAGVIRAHREGVLGGASLMVAAPARDAAVAAARELAGLDVGLHLVVCKGLSVLPAARLDGLVDAAGRFAENPVLAGMRYFFNRRLRKLLADECRAQVETHLRLVGYLNHIDGHLNFHVHPVLADILLDLASEFRVPCLRLPREPVLSTLGLARDHAARKLVEAVIFRALAARARRRMTARGIKSTDRLFGLHQSGNLSERYVLGIIARLRAGSTEIYFHPAADIGGTPPPAEAQREVEILTSSSLRAALKTAGARVTNFAEMARA; from the coding sequence GTGAGCACGCCGCGCGCGCCGGGCGCGCCGGAGAAATCGGTGATTTTCACCGCCGACGACTTCGGCGCGTCGCCCGAGGCCAACGCCGGGGTAATCCGCGCCCATCGCGAGGGCGTGCTCGGCGGCGCGAGCCTGATGGTCGCCGCGCCCGCGCGCGATGCGGCGGTCGCGGCCGCGCGCGAGCTTGCAGGGCTTGACGTCGGCCTCCATCTGGTGGTGTGCAAGGGACTGAGCGTCCTGCCGGCGGCGCGTCTGGACGGGCTGGTCGATGCCGCGGGGCGCTTTGCTGAGAACCCGGTGCTGGCCGGGATGCGCTACTTCTTCAACCGGCGCCTGCGCAAGCTGCTCGCCGACGAATGCCGCGCCCAGGTCGAGACGCATCTTCGGCTTGTCGGCTACCTCAATCATATCGACGGCCATCTCAACTTTCACGTCCACCCCGTGCTCGCCGATATCCTGCTCGACCTCGCGTCCGAATTTCGCGTGCCCTGCCTGCGGCTTCCCCGCGAGCCGGTGCTGAGCACGCTCGGCCTCGCGCGCGACCACGCCGCGCGCAAGCTGGTCGAGGCGGTGATTTTCCGCGCGCTTGCGGCGCGTGCGCGGCGGCGGATGACGGCGCGCGGAATCAAATCCACGGATCGTCTTTTCGGTCTTCATCAGAGCGGCAACCTGAGCGAGCGCTACGTGCTCGGCATAATCGCCCGCCTGCGCGCGGGCTCGACCGAGATTTATTTTCATCCGGCAGCCGACATCGGCGGCACGCCGCCGCCAGCCGAGGCGCAGCGCGAGGTCGAGATTCTCACCAGCAGCTCGCTGAGGGCGGCGCTGAAGACGGCAGGGGCGCGGGTGACGAATTTCGCCGAGATGGCGCGCGCGTAG
- a CDS encoding haloalkane dehalogenase gives MIEQGIQGISASDPHPRKRLNAAGVEMVYVDSGAGDPIVFLHGNPTSSYLWRNIVPHLAPIARCLAPDLAGMGASGKAPDGLYRLADHVRYLDAWFAALDLAEQRVTLVVHDWGSALGFHWARRHPGAVKGLAYMETIVRPLAWSEWPEPARPLFQALRSPAGEQLILERNLFVERILPASVIRKLSEAEMENYRRPFREPGEARRPTLTWPRQIPLDGEPADVVALVEQYAAWLGQSAVPKLFINADPGSILVGAQREFCRCWPNQREVTVKGVHFIQEDSPHEIGRALAEWYRTL, from the coding sequence ATGATCGAACAGGGGATACAGGGGATTTCCGCCTCCGACCCGCATCCGCGCAAGCGGCTCAATGCCGCCGGCGTCGAGATGGTCTACGTCGATAGCGGCGCAGGCGATCCGATCGTCTTCCTGCACGGCAATCCGACTTCGTCGTATCTCTGGCGCAATATTGTTCCGCATTTGGCGCCGATCGCACGATGCCTTGCGCCCGACCTTGCCGGAATGGGGGCTTCGGGCAAAGCGCCGGACGGCTTGTACCGGCTGGCCGACCATGTCCGTTACCTCGACGCCTGGTTCGCGGCCCTCGACCTCGCAGAGCAACGGGTGACGCTGGTGGTGCACGACTGGGGCTCCGCGCTCGGCTTTCACTGGGCGCGGCGCCACCCCGGCGCGGTCAAGGGGCTCGCCTACATGGAGACTATCGTGCGCCCGCTTGCCTGGAGCGAATGGCCCGAACCCGCGCGCCCGCTCTTCCAGGCCCTGCGCTCGCCCGCCGGCGAACAATTGATCCTCGAGCGCAACCTCTTCGTCGAGCGCATCCTGCCCGCCAGCGTGATCCGCAAGCTGAGCGAGGCCGAGATGGAAAATTATCGACGCCCGTTTCGCGAGCCGGGCGAGGCGCGCCGCCCTACCCTGACCTGGCCGCGCCAGATCCCGCTCGACGGCGAACCTGCCGACGTCGTCGCGCTGGTCGAACAGTACGCAGCGTGGCTCGGTCAAAGCGCCGTGCCCAAACTGTTCATCAATGCCGATCCCGGCTCCATCCTGGTCGGCGCGCAGCGTGAGTTCTGCCGGTGCTGGCCGAACCAGCGCGAGGTTACTGTGAAGGGGGTCCACTTCATCCAGGAGGACTCGCCGCATGAGATCGGCCGCGCGCTCGCCGAGTGGTACCGCACCCTGTAG
- a CDS encoding FAD-binding oxidoreductase — protein sequence MAEQRRRKFWGWGYEDQQPTPEQQRQIAERISQRFGLGPLEITPPPREAELHLRAPRIKPPDALAAICSTSTYDRASHSYGRGYRDVVRAFRRHYPNPFDVVAFPHDEQEVVRVLEWCDRERIAATPYGGGSSVVGGVEPPSGGDWRGAVSIDLGRLDRVLEVDRLSRAARIQAGVYGPALEDRLRPHGYTLRHFPQSFEFSSLGGWIATRSGGHFATLYTHIDDFVESVRVITPTGALESRRLPGSGAGPSPDRMFIGSEGILGIITEAWMRLQDRPKFRAGASVSFPDFVSGAKAVRAITQAGLYPANCRLLDPGEAANAGANQGEAAVLVLAFESADHGLEPWMARALEICADLGGRVPEGAGRTSTDAAATHAGAAGAWREAFLKAPYLRDSMVAMGMVSDTFETAITWDRFENYHARLMETGNDAIRRICGKGTLTCRFTHAYPDGPAPYYTVLAPGRRGSELEQWDEIKAAVSEVIVNLGGTITHHHAVGRDHRPWYDRQRPEGFARALRAAKRALDPHAILNPGVLIDPESAR from the coding sequence ATGGCTGAGCAGCGCAGGCGCAAGTTTTGGGGATGGGGTTACGAGGATCAGCAACCGACCCCGGAGCAGCAGCGGCAGATAGCCGAGCGGATCTCGCAGCGTTTCGGCCTGGGGCCGCTCGAGATCACTCCCCCGCCGCGCGAGGCCGAACTCCACCTGCGCGCGCCGCGCATCAAGCCGCCCGATGCGCTCGCTGCGATCTGTTCGACCAGCACCTACGACCGTGCTAGCCACAGCTACGGGCGCGGCTATCGCGACGTCGTGCGCGCCTTCCGCCGGCACTATCCCAATCCCTTCGACGTCGTGGCCTTCCCGCACGACGAGCAGGAAGTCGTCCGCGTCCTCGAGTGGTGCGACCGCGAGCGTATCGCGGCAACCCCGTATGGCGGCGGCTCAAGTGTCGTCGGCGGCGTCGAGCCGCCGTCGGGCGGCGACTGGCGCGGCGCGGTGTCGATCGACCTTGGGCGGCTGGATCGCGTGCTCGAAGTCGATCGCCTCTCGCGCGCCGCGCGGATCCAGGCCGGCGTGTACGGCCCCGCGCTCGAAGACCGGCTGCGCCCGCACGGCTACACGCTGCGCCATTTTCCCCAGTCGTTCGAGTTCTCCTCGCTTGGCGGATGGATCGCGACGCGCTCGGGCGGCCACTTCGCGACGCTCTACACCCATATCGACGACTTCGTGGAATCGGTGCGCGTGATCACTCCGACTGGCGCGCTCGAGTCGCGCCGCTTGCCCGGCTCGGGCGCCGGGCCCAGCCCCGACCGAATGTTCATCGGGTCGGAGGGAATCCTCGGGATAATCACCGAGGCTTGGATGCGCCTGCAGGACCGGCCGAAGTTTCGCGCAGGCGCATCGGTGTCGTTTCCCGATTTCGTCTCGGGAGCCAAGGCGGTGCGCGCGATAACGCAGGCCGGACTGTATCCTGCCAACTGCCGCCTGCTCGATCCGGGCGAGGCGGCCAACGCCGGCGCCAACCAGGGCGAGGCGGCGGTGCTGGTGCTGGCCTTCGAGTCGGCCGACCATGGGTTAGAGCCTTGGATGGCGCGCGCGCTGGAGATCTGTGCCGACCTCGGCGGGCGGGTGCCCGAGGGCGCGGGCAGGACCAGCACCGACGCCGCGGCGACGCATGCGGGGGCAGCCGGCGCGTGGCGCGAGGCGTTTCTCAAGGCGCCGTATCTGCGCGACTCGATGGTCGCGATGGGAATGGTGAGCGATACCTTCGAAACCGCGATCACCTGGGACCGCTTCGAGAACTACCACGCGCGCCTGATGGAGACCGGCAACGACGCGATCCGCCGCATCTGCGGCAAGGGAACGCTGACCTGCCGCTTTACCCACGCCTATCCCGACGGTCCCGCGCCCTACTACACCGTGCTTGCGCCCGGACGGCGCGGCTCGGAGCTCGAACAATGGGACGAGATCAAGGCCGCAGTCTCCGAGGTCATCGTCAACCTCGGCGGCACGATCACGCACCATCATGCGGTCGGCCGCGACCATCGCCCATGGTACGACCGCCAGCGGCCCGAAGGCTTCGCGCGCGCGCTCAGAGCGGCCAAGCGCGCCCTCGACCCGCACGCGATTCTCAACCCCGGCGTGCTGATCGATCCCGAATCCGCGCGCTGA
- a CDS encoding aldo/keto reductase, with amino-acid sequence MEYVKLGKTGLSVSRICLGCMSYGDKRWREWVITGDEAREHFAAALEAGVNFFDTADVYSGGVSEEITGRWLGEMAARDDVVIATKVHGPMGPGPNRRGLSRKHILEACDASLRRLRTDFIDLYQIHRWDWRTPIEETLEALDSLVRAGKVRYLGASSMAAWQFSKALYTAREHGWHRFVAMQNHYNLVYREEEREMIPLCIDQGVGVIPWSPLARGFLAGNRKPGGTGDTVRAQSDPMARSMYFRDSDFAVADAAVRIARERGVTPAQVACAWILRAPGVTAPIVGATKLNHVKELIAAVDIKLTKEETAALEAPYQPHPVLGFEPPTPERMTH; translated from the coding sequence ATGGAATACGTCAAGCTTGGCAAGACGGGCCTCAGCGTCTCGCGCATCTGCCTTGGATGCATGAGTTACGGCGACAAGCGCTGGCGCGAATGGGTGATCACGGGCGACGAAGCACGCGAGCATTTCGCCGCCGCGCTCGAGGCCGGGGTCAACTTCTTTGACACCGCCGACGTTTACTCTGGCGGGGTGAGCGAGGAGATAACTGGGCGATGGCTGGGCGAGATGGCCGCGCGCGACGACGTCGTCATCGCGACCAAGGTCCACGGCCCGATGGGGCCGGGGCCGAACCGGCGCGGGCTAAGCCGCAAGCACATCCTTGAAGCCTGCGACGCCTCGCTGCGCCGCCTGCGCACCGATTTCATCGACCTCTACCAGATCCATCGATGGGACTGGCGGACACCGATAGAGGAGACGCTCGAGGCGCTCGATTCGCTGGTACGCGCGGGCAAGGTCCGCTACCTCGGCGCGAGCAGCATGGCGGCGTGGCAGTTCAGTAAGGCGCTCTATACAGCGCGCGAGCACGGATGGCATCGCTTCGTAGCGATGCAAAACCACTACAACCTGGTCTATCGTGAGGAAGAGCGTGAGATGATCCCGCTGTGCATCGACCAGGGCGTGGGCGTGATCCCGTGGAGCCCGCTGGCTCGCGGCTTCCTTGCCGGCAACCGCAAACCCGGCGGCACCGGCGACACCGTGCGCGCGCAGAGCGATCCGATGGCGCGCAGCATGTACTTCCGCGACTCGGACTTCGCGGTCGCCGACGCCGCCGTCCGCATCGCGCGCGAACGCGGCGTCACGCCCGCGCAGGTCGCCTGCGCCTGGATTCTCCGGGCGCCCGGCGTAACCGCCCCGATCGTCGGCGCGACCAAACTCAACCACGTCAAGGAGCTGATTGCCGCGGTCGATATCAAGTTGACGAAAGAGGAAACCGCGGCGCTCGAAGCACCCTACCAGCCTCATCCCGTGCTCGGCTTCGAGCCACCGACACCCGAACGGATGACGCATTAG
- a CDS encoding enoyl-CoA hydratase-related protein, with translation MAKVLFDKKGPVAYVTINRPEVLNACDFESYGMLSRIWREFREDPALRVAIMTGAGERAFCAGSDVKANYVERPNEDLLDSPYQVMFELTKPVIAAINGHANGGGLEQALCCDIRVAAEHAQFGLGEVRLGWLPGGGGTQRLPRLIPLGRALEMLYTGNRIDAQEALRLGLVDHVVPMGQLMAKCEEIAAEICKSAPLAVQRIKQVVMRGLDLPLGDALRLEREGYKWLQTTDDAREGARAFAEKRPPQWQCR, from the coding sequence ATGGCCAAGGTGTTGTTCGACAAGAAGGGGCCGGTCGCCTATGTCACGATCAACCGGCCCGAGGTGCTCAACGCCTGCGATTTTGAGAGCTACGGGATGTTGTCGCGGATCTGGCGCGAGTTTCGCGAGGATCCGGCGCTGCGCGTCGCGATCATGACTGGCGCCGGCGAGCGTGCCTTCTGCGCCGGCAGCGACGTGAAGGCCAACTATGTCGAGCGGCCGAACGAGGACCTGCTCGACTCGCCCTACCAGGTGATGTTCGAGCTGACCAAGCCGGTCATCGCGGCGATCAACGGCCACGCCAACGGCGGCGGGCTCGAGCAGGCGCTGTGCTGCGACATCCGGGTGGCCGCCGAGCACGCGCAGTTCGGTCTGGGTGAGGTGCGCCTTGGATGGCTGCCCGGAGGGGGCGGGACTCAGCGGCTGCCGCGGCTGATCCCGCTCGGCCGCGCGCTCGAGATGCTCTACACCGGCAACCGCATCGACGCGCAGGAGGCGCTGCGGCTGGGACTCGTCGATCACGTCGTGCCGATGGGGCAACTGATGGCGAAGTGCGAGGAAATCGCGGCTGAGATCTGCAAGAGCGCGCCGCTCGCGGTGCAGCGGATCAAGCAGGTCGTGATGCGCGGGCTGGACCTGCCGCTGGGTGACGCGCTCAGGCTCGAGCGCGAGGGCTACAAATGGCTGCAGACCACCGACGACGCGCGCGAGGGCGCGCGCGCCTTCGCCGAGAAGCGTCCGCCGCAATGGCAGTGCCGGTGA
- a CDS encoding enoyl-CoA hydratase-related protein, with protein MPDSEYSTLLFDVRDNVAHVTLNRPDAANALNSEMAHDLMDVALRCEEDPSVRAMLLDATGKIFCAGGDLKSFAAQPREMLPTYLKKVTFYLHKAISRLARMKAPLVMAIQGAAGGAGMSLACAGDIVIAAESARFTMAYTRAGLTPDGSSTYYLPRIVGLRRAMELILLNPVLSARQACDLGIVTRVVPDAELAATAQGVARELAKGPTRAYLGVKRLLTESAVHTLEDQMELETEWIAEMGRSADGPEGIAAFLEKRAPKFRG; from the coding sequence ATGCCCGACAGCGAATACTCGACGCTGCTGTTCGACGTGCGCGACAACGTCGCCCACGTCACGCTCAACCGCCCCGACGCGGCCAACGCGCTCAACTCCGAAATGGCGCATGACCTGATGGACGTCGCATTGCGCTGCGAGGAGGACCCAAGCGTGCGCGCGATGCTGCTCGACGCGACGGGCAAGATCTTCTGCGCCGGCGGCGACTTGAAGAGCTTTGCCGCGCAGCCCAGAGAGATGCTCCCGACCTACCTAAAGAAGGTTACCTTCTATCTGCACAAGGCGATCTCGCGGCTGGCTCGGATGAAGGCGCCGCTGGTGATGGCGATCCAGGGCGCGGCGGGCGGCGCCGGGATGAGCCTGGCGTGCGCGGGTGATATCGTGATCGCGGCGGAGTCGGCCCGCTTCACGATGGCGTACACGCGGGCCGGGCTTACGCCCGACGGCTCCTCGACCTACTATCTGCCGCGGATCGTCGGGCTGCGGCGAGCGATGGAGCTAATCCTGCTCAACCCGGTACTCTCGGCGCGCCAGGCGTGCGATCTCGGAATCGTGACACGTGTGGTGCCGGACGCCGAGCTCGCGGCGACCGCCCAGGGAGTGGCGCGCGAGCTGGCCAAGGGCCCCACCCGCGCCTACCTCGGGGTCAAGCGGCTCCTGACCGAGAGCGCCGTTCATACCCTCGAAGATCAGATGGAACTGGAGACGGAATGGATCGCCGAGATGGGGCGCAGTGCCGACGGCCCCGAGGGAATCGCGGCGTTTCTGGAGAAGCGCGCGCCGAAGTTCCGCGGCTAA